One Bremerella sp. JC817 genomic window carries:
- a CDS encoding PQQ-binding-like beta-propeller repeat protein: MLRFWSLLFLLTLITIPSLAIAGPFRLVIQGNNKLAIVDTDGKIEWEMPWGGIHDIHVLDNGHIMVQQGGAKIAEIDPETKKVVWSYDSAKMNGNEGKRIEVHAFQPLENGNVMIAESGAGRLIEITRGGKIVKEMPLKLNNPHPHSDTRLVRKLENGNYLVAHENDGFIREYDGKSGKVVWEYEVPMFDQEARNGHGPEAFGNKAFAAIRLKNGNTLIATGNGHSVIEVTPEKEMVWKIAQNDLPGITLAWVTTLEVLPNGHYVIGNCHAGPGNPLLVEVDPKTKKVVWQFDQYDVFGNSAPNSQLLSVEGDVLR, translated from the coding sequence ATGCTACGCTTCTGGTCGCTTTTATTCCTGCTGACGTTGATCACGATTCCCTCGTTGGCGATCGCCGGTCCCTTTCGCCTCGTGATTCAAGGAAATAACAAGCTGGCGATTGTCGACACCGACGGCAAGATCGAGTGGGAGATGCCATGGGGAGGCATCCACGATATCCATGTGCTCGACAACGGTCACATCATGGTGCAGCAAGGTGGCGCCAAAATCGCCGAGATCGATCCGGAAACTAAGAAGGTGGTCTGGTCGTACGACTCGGCGAAGATGAATGGCAACGAAGGAAAACGGATCGAAGTCCACGCCTTCCAACCGCTGGAAAATGGCAACGTGATGATTGCCGAGTCAGGTGCAGGCCGGCTCATCGAGATCACTCGCGGCGGCAAGATTGTTAAAGAGATGCCATTGAAGCTGAACAATCCGCACCCTCACTCCGATACCCGTCTGGTTCGGAAGCTTGAAAACGGTAACTACCTGGTCGCTCACGAGAACGACGGCTTCATTCGTGAATACGACGGCAAAAGCGGCAAGGTGGTGTGGGAATACGAAGTGCCGATGTTCGATCAGGAAGCTCGCAACGGACACGGTCCTGAAGCCTTCGGCAACAAGGCCTTCGCGGCGATTCGCTTGAAGAATGGCAACACGCTGATTGCAACCGGCAACGGGCACAGTGTGATCGAAGTGACGCCAGAGAAGGAAATGGTCTGGAAGATCGCCCAGAACGATCTGCCCGGTATCACGCTCGCTTGGGTAACCACCTTGGAAGTGTTGCCAAATGGTCACTACGTGATTGGCAACTGCCATGCTGGTCCCGGCAACCCTCTGCTGGTCGAAGTCGATCCGAAGACCAAGAAGGTTGTCTGGCAGTTCGACCAATACGACGTGTTCGGCAACTCGGCACCAAACTCGCAACTGCTGAGCGTCGAAGGAGACGTTCTTCGCTAA
- a CDS encoding Rho termination factor N-terminal domain-containing protein, translating into MPGWTDKDDRQYEAIRDSNLERGMKKERAKEVAARTVNKQRREKGETPNKRTQGTGNPHSSLESRTKDELYNIAQKMSIRGRSKMSKPQLIDAIRDRR; encoded by the coding sequence ATGCCAGGCTGGACCGACAAAGACGATCGGCAATACGAAGCGATCCGCGACAGCAATCTTGAACGTGGAATGAAGAAAGAGCGTGCGAAAGAAGTTGCCGCGAGAACGGTCAACAAGCAGCGACGCGAAAAAGGGGAAACGCCGAACAAGCGGACGCAAGGAACCGGCAATCCCCATTCTTCGCTCGAAAGTCGTACGAAGGACGAGCTTTATAACATTGCCCAGAAGATGAGTATCCGCGGCCGGAGCAAGATGTCCAAGCCGCAGTTGATCGATGCGATCCGTGATCGCCGTTAG
- a CDS encoding sigma-70 family RNA polymerase sigma factor produces MDTSVSFLDSLQCTSDEEAWGRLVGMYSPLIRGWLKRHGAMVEDLDDVTQEVLAVVFRRFPDFRREPRAGAFRAWLRTITANCLRDHWRKKNRQPTGVGGSDFGAVIAELEDPNSGLSAQWNRDHDRHVIQYLLDEVRPAFTDKTWQAFQRFALDGLTADVVSQELGISVNAVFVAKSRVLSRLRQRGLGLIE; encoded by the coding sequence ATGGATACCTCGGTCAGTTTTCTCGATTCGCTTCAATGCACCTCGGACGAGGAAGCATGGGGGCGACTCGTCGGCATGTATTCGCCGCTGATCCGTGGCTGGCTGAAACGTCATGGAGCCATGGTCGAAGACCTGGACGATGTGACTCAAGAAGTGCTGGCGGTAGTCTTTCGCCGCTTCCCCGATTTCCGGCGAGAGCCGCGCGCGGGTGCCTTTCGAGCCTGGCTGCGAACAATCACCGCGAACTGTTTGCGTGACCATTGGCGGAAAAAGAATCGGCAGCCAACCGGCGTCGGCGGAAGTGACTTTGGCGCCGTGATTGCCGAACTGGAAGATCCCAACAGCGGTCTCAGCGCCCAATGGAATCGAGACCACGACCGGCACGTGATACAATATTTGCTCGACGAAGTCCGTCCCGCATTCACCGATAAGACATGGCAGGCGTTCCAACGATTCGCCCTGGATGGCTTGACTGCGGACGTCGTGAGCCAAGAGCTCGGCATTTCCGTCAACGCCGTCTTCGTTGCCAAGTCGCGCGTGCTGAGTCGGCTCCGCCAGCGCGGCCTTGGCTTGATCGAGTAA
- a CDS encoding serine/threonine-protein kinase, with product MNQRSSTHPTKEELESFFHGTLEETRRQLVEDHISKCDQCCDELRTIPHDGLIERIHAATSSIDDGQTPWATASTIAESEPADSIPAALLDHPRYRIIRRLGQGGMGVVYQAEHRLMERPVALKVINPRLVSNELAVDRFHQEVKAAAKLSHRNIVAAYDAEQAGDLHFLVMEFIDGISLDQLVARRKPLPVLHACNYVLQAAQGLQHAHARGTVHRDIKPHNLMRTDRGTVKILDFGLARFATQTDHAADDPGLTADFTALGTPDYLAPEQARDSKRADIRADLYSLGCTLYFLLAGHAPFPNESAFEKVLAHCERQPTSLGELRDDVPSEVIAIVEQLMAKNPDDRFQTPAELIEALKPFGRPDSVAANDQPTSDSGKTLVAMPMPQLHVSTESTATRTRTKVSNQATSTWVRRNRWPLFAVSGVLGVALGWYVLADRGEQPPALPEDNSFVGRPSETIPPSTSDAEWIDLIARVDLSSDVVAGNWTVTPTGELRVDHTPSARVMLPFTPPREYDFEVEFTRVEGDQSIALHFVDGDGIASFDIDGWSENLGGIQNIDQIDIRRNPTRIDNIQLINGRRYQAAVHVRRDHVDAFFDGEKRTTYHGDGSDLSLLPLWSLPENTLGLGAYDSDTVFHSVRIRPISN from the coding sequence ATGAACCAACGCAGTTCCACGCACCCGACGAAAGAAGAACTGGAATCGTTCTTTCATGGAACGTTGGAAGAAACGCGTCGTCAATTGGTCGAAGACCATATCTCGAAATGTGATCAGTGCTGCGATGAGCTGAGAACGATTCCTCACGACGGCTTGATCGAACGGATCCATGCCGCCACCAGCAGCATCGACGATGGCCAAACGCCATGGGCCACCGCCTCGACAATCGCGGAATCGGAACCGGCCGATTCGATTCCGGCGGCATTGCTCGATCATCCGCGCTATCGAATCATTCGCCGACTTGGCCAAGGGGGCATGGGGGTCGTCTACCAGGCCGAACATCGATTGATGGAACGGCCGGTCGCGTTGAAGGTGATCAACCCACGTCTGGTGAGCAACGAGCTCGCGGTTGATCGTTTCCATCAGGAAGTCAAAGCGGCAGCCAAGCTTTCGCACCGCAACATTGTCGCCGCTTACGATGCCGAACAAGCAGGCGACCTGCACTTTCTGGTGATGGAATTTATCGACGGGATTAGCCTCGATCAACTCGTCGCCCGCCGCAAACCTCTACCGGTGTTGCATGCGTGCAATTACGTTCTTCAGGCCGCCCAGGGGCTGCAGCACGCCCATGCCCGAGGCACCGTTCATCGCGACATCAAACCGCATAACCTCATGCGGACAGATCGAGGAACGGTGAAGATCCTCGACTTCGGCCTGGCTCGTTTTGCGACCCAAACGGATCACGCTGCCGACGATCCAGGGCTGACAGCTGACTTCACGGCGCTTGGCACGCCCGACTATCTGGCCCCAGAGCAAGCCCGAGATTCGAAGCGGGCCGACATCAGAGCCGACCTCTACAGTCTCGGTTGCACCCTCTATTTCCTGCTGGCTGGACATGCTCCTTTTCCCAATGAGTCCGCATTCGAAAAAGTCTTGGCCCACTGCGAACGGCAACCGACCTCGCTGGGTGAACTTCGTGACGATGTTCCGAGCGAAGTCATTGCGATCGTCGAACAATTGATGGCGAAGAACCCTGACGACCGCTTCCAGACCCCTGCGGAATTGATCGAAGCATTGAAACCGTTCGGTCGACCTGACTCGGTGGCGGCAAATGACCAGCCCACTAGCGACAGCGGAAAGACGCTCGTCGCGATGCCGATGCCGCAGCTTCACGTGAGCACCGAAAGCACCGCAACGCGTACTCGGACCAAGGTCAGTAATCAAGCAACCAGCACTTGGGTTCGACGGAATCGTTGGCCATTGTTCGCGGTCAGTGGCGTCCTTGGTGTCGCCCTCGGTTGGTATGTGCTCGCGGATCGTGGCGAGCAGCCCCCTGCTCTGCCGGAAGACAATTCGTTCGTGGGGCGGCCTTCCGAAACCATTCCCCCTTCCACCTCGGACGCGGAATGGATCGACTTGATCGCTCGCGTCGATTTGTCGTCGGATGTCGTCGCAGGAAACTGGACGGTCACGCCAACGGGCGAGTTACGCGTCGATCATACGCCGTCTGCCCGGGTCATGCTTCCCTTCACTCCGCCGCGAGAATACGACTTCGAGGTCGAATTTACGCGCGTCGAAGGAGATCAATCGATCGCCTTGCACTTCGTCGATGGCGATGGAATTGCGAGCTTTGATATCGACGGCTGGAGCGAGAACCTCGGCGGAATTCAAAACATCGATCAGATCGACATCCGGCGAAATCCGACACGGATCGATAACATTCAACTGATCAACGGACGCCGATACCAAGCGGCCGTGCATGTGCGTCGAGATCATGTCGACGCCTTTTTCGATGGCGAAAAACGAACTACTTACCACGGCGATGGTTCCGATCTATCGCTGCTGCCGCTCTGGTCGCTTCCGGAAAATACGTTGGGCCTGGGTGCCTACGACAGCGACACCGTTTTTCATAGCGTGCGAATCCGCCCCATTTCCAACTGA
- a CDS encoding DJ-1/PfpI family protein has product MSRFPLFSSRKRPSKPNRQRRVGRSMQNLEDRCLMAGDLAIASMPIESEYVETSSFTANTTSDWDFEPVGDLEIESGEAFETRLTISGDLDPSAVIFTATIVPTLEQELDARYDLVESDDYHTNCLGQNARWMRSANGGWFYIMPEGDFFQWRGSFENSRLLGSFDSDHYDNPDLLTEPEAVPADVAIEGDTLIVRTDADYTGSFQIEVGATDGSRSIYQTINSFVLKTTPDDPGPDDDNPGDDPTTPQEPMPVLMVIANQDFYFQEYADTRASLEAQGLEVVVAAATTETATPHANSGQGNSSGQVVPDLTLFEVDADDYSAIVFVGGWGSSQYQYAFEGTYNNGSYNGEEVLKQTVNDLINDFVEQDKYVTAICHGVSVLAWARVDGASLLEGRTVSSYSGNAPNSNQSFYTTRDQIEYNGATMVASGSLGDPTTATDDVYVDGRIITAENWDSATMFGEVIADLVSDPDYIDQVFADWD; this is encoded by the coding sequence ATGTCTCGCTTCCCTCTCTTCTCGTCGCGTAAGCGTCCATCCAAACCCAATCGCCAGCGTCGCGTCGGACGTTCGATGCAGAACCTGGAAGATCGCTGCCTGATGGCTGGCGACCTGGCCATTGCCTCGATGCCGATCGAATCGGAATATGTGGAGACCTCGTCCTTCACTGCGAACACCACCAGTGACTGGGACTTCGAACCGGTCGGAGATCTGGAAATCGAAAGTGGTGAAGCCTTTGAAACGCGGCTGACGATCAGCGGTGACTTGGATCCTAGTGCCGTGATCTTCACCGCGACGATCGTCCCGACGCTGGAACAGGAACTCGATGCTCGGTACGACCTGGTCGAGTCAGACGACTATCACACGAACTGCCTCGGGCAGAACGCACGTTGGATGCGATCCGCCAACGGTGGCTGGTTCTACATCATGCCGGAAGGAGACTTCTTCCAATGGCGTGGCTCATTCGAGAACAGTCGTCTGCTCGGTTCGTTCGACTCCGATCATTACGACAACCCTGACCTGCTGACGGAACCGGAAGCGGTTCCGGCCGACGTCGCCATTGAAGGGGATACGCTGATCGTCCGAACCGATGCCGACTACACCGGCAGTTTCCAGATTGAGGTCGGTGCCACGGATGGATCGCGTTCGATTTATCAAACGATTAACTCGTTCGTATTGAAGACAACGCCTGACGATCCCGGTCCTGACGACGACAATCCAGGGGATGATCCAACGACGCCGCAGGAACCGATGCCGGTGCTGATGGTGATCGCCAACCAGGACTTCTATTTCCAGGAATACGCCGACACGCGAGCCTCGCTCGAAGCGCAAGGCCTGGAAGTTGTGGTGGCTGCCGCCACGACCGAAACCGCTACGCCACATGCCAACTCCGGCCAAGGCAATAGTAGCGGCCAGGTCGTGCCTGACTTGACGCTATTTGAAGTCGACGCGGACGACTATTCGGCGATCGTGTTTGTCGGTGGCTGGGGCTCGTCTCAGTACCAATACGCCTTTGAGGGAACCTATAACAATGGTTCGTACAACGGCGAAGAAGTCTTGAAGCAGACCGTGAACGACCTGATCAACGACTTCGTCGAACAGGATAAATATGTCACCGCCATCTGCCACGGGGTGTCCGTTTTGGCCTGGGCTCGAGTCGATGGCGCGAGTCTCTTGGAAGGCCGCACGGTGTCGTCCTATTCCGGCAACGCTCCGAATTCCAATCAATCGTTCTACACGACGCGGGATCAGATTGAATATAACGGCGCGACGATGGTTGCCTCAGGTTCCCTCGGCGATCCAACCACAGCGACGGACGATGTCTATGTTGATGGGCGAATCATCACGGCAGAGAACTGGGACTCGGCCACCATGTTTGGGGAAGTGATCGCGGACCTGGTGAGCGATCCTGACTACATCGATCAGGTCTTTGCTGACTGGGATTAA
- a CDS encoding PVC-type heme-binding CxxCH protein, producing the protein MIRLFLSAAALLLCLPPLCHANPLVYEGDSGIGKGKHIVFLAGDHEYRSEESLPAMARILAKRHGFKCTVLFSLDPKDGEILPGSSHMPGTEALNDANLMVIFLRFQDFPKEQMQPIADYLQRGGPVVGMRTSTHAFKIPKDSPFARFDYRYAGEDFKLGFGRQILGETWAGHYGKNHAMSTRLDLVTAQKDHPALRGVKAPWVQAGGYWTEPMEDSTVLAMAQPLDGMKIDSPVAKEKKPCPGVWTREYTSPSGQKGRVFTTTYGASEDLLNEDFRRMMINGCLWAAGMESKITPGLDVDFVGPYQPVTFSFGGHHKGVKPSELQGWQSPILPDHSQDGKQTSQMKAPRRDEGRDPRLQNEKDARNTTAKNPPKTTDEDFSGFAIYEKTAPRAKTAKATPTSLPLKVEPGDRIALIGNTLLERSQDFGHFEAMLQQHLPQHNLVVRHLAWSADAIGIQPRPDNFADTQQHLVHEKADIILAAFGFNESFAGPAGLADFRQQLTDYLADLKTKAFNGEASARIVLVSPIASENIENIPAADLNNANIQLYLDVMRDVAAEQQVAFADVFNATKSAMESPGTDLTINGVHLNQAGDKLFSAALFEQLFQVKPPEIQPQMLATIVDKNQQFFRRFRPLNTFYYTGGRSKEYGYLDFLPAMRNFDLMVANRDQRIWDLAQGKEVSAQVDDSNVQPLPMTKQSRGANQWMSAADEQKAFDMDPRFEVNLFAGEEEFPDIVNPIQMRWDGKGRLWVSCSTTYPHVYPGNQPNDKLVILEDTDGDGKADKSTVFADNLHIPLSFEFGDGGVYVSEQPCLSFLKDTDGDDRADTKTTVLRGFGTEDSHHSLHDFTWTPDGDLIFRESIFHHSQVETPYGPVRQQNSGWFRFDPNTQRLISFGSYPSTNPWGVSFDEWGQHMASHPVYAEAHHAVDPPYPLQNAAPRGLQAYSGVCGHQIVDFATFPEELEGTFIKVRYKPTNRVEILKWKQGPYGFTEEYVGDLLFSRNLSFIPVDLQWGPRGDLYVCDWYNPIKGHAQYSLRDERRDRHSGRIWRITAKGKPLQDLPKIADASNEELLDLLKRPEYSIRFLAKRELGERDSTEIKPLLDAWVQKLDTTDPRFRHHQVEAIWTYRWIDCVDMVPSSATTSDQELSVAVNTLKQLLACEEPMARAAATKQLRYWYPHLENWPQYLQASANDEHGIVRMQAAIAATYIGTKPAFQAMLDVLKHPRDGHLAYAVTCALMSKPLRAHWEGNPRYDIARILKQSAKDAEIKEPKPTVAQARFDARADLQTVKVTCLPERMLFDVKHFMVKPGQPLKIVFTNPDATDHNFVIVKPDSLSEVGMAANEMAKDPTNADSDFIPREKGELILQNTPMIGPNRASQIAVLRFEAPQQEGLYPYVCTFPGHWVVMNGVMVVAKDDASAQALMDSSVPQVIQQWKMADFADFQPANRAKDDATLARGMTAFVKARCNQCHVVAGHGTNLGPDLTKSVEKLRGKELLQQMVDPSSQINEKFQNVQFLTIGGRVITGVVVGEDKTSYQVATNLLTPNSLTKILKDDVEQMAPSKMSPMPTGLLNILTKDEIYDLHAYLEAGGYEMPEHLKHAHSHGETK; encoded by the coding sequence ATGATTCGACTCTTTCTGTCTGCCGCTGCGCTCTTACTTTGCCTGCCGCCCCTCTGTCATGCCAATCCGCTCGTTTACGAAGGGGATTCTGGCATCGGGAAAGGGAAGCACATCGTCTTTCTCGCCGGTGACCACGAGTATCGATCGGAAGAATCGCTTCCGGCGATGGCTCGCATTCTGGCGAAACGACATGGCTTCAAGTGCACCGTTCTGTTCTCGCTCGATCCGAAGGACGGCGAGATCTTGCCAGGCTCGAGCCATATGCCGGGGACCGAGGCCCTGAACGATGCCAATTTGATGGTCATCTTCCTGCGCTTCCAAGATTTTCCGAAAGAGCAGATGCAGCCGATCGCTGATTATTTACAGCGCGGCGGCCCCGTGGTTGGCATGCGAACGTCGACCCATGCTTTCAAGATTCCGAAAGATTCACCCTTCGCTCGCTTCGACTATCGCTACGCAGGAGAGGACTTCAAGCTCGGATTTGGTCGACAGATCCTTGGCGAAACCTGGGCAGGGCACTACGGCAAGAATCATGCGATGAGTACCCGTCTCGATCTGGTTACCGCGCAGAAAGATCATCCGGCACTCCGCGGCGTGAAAGCTCCGTGGGTTCAAGCAGGCGGCTATTGGACCGAGCCGATGGAAGACAGCACGGTGCTGGCGATGGCTCAGCCGCTCGACGGCATGAAGATTGATTCGCCCGTCGCCAAGGAAAAGAAACCCTGCCCAGGCGTCTGGACTCGCGAATACACTTCCCCCAGTGGCCAGAAGGGACGCGTCTTCACCACGACTTACGGTGCTTCAGAAGACCTGCTCAACGAAGACTTCCGCCGGATGATGATCAACGGTTGTCTGTGGGCAGCAGGGATGGAAAGCAAGATCACGCCAGGCCTGGACGTCGACTTTGTCGGACCATATCAGCCGGTCACGTTCAGCTTTGGCGGACATCACAAAGGTGTCAAACCGAGCGAGCTGCAAGGCTGGCAATCGCCCATCCTGCCTGATCACAGCCAAGATGGAAAACAGACGTCGCAAATGAAAGCGCCACGTCGTGACGAGGGGCGAGACCCACGTCTTCAAAATGAAAAAGATGCCCGGAACACGACGGCCAAGAATCCACCGAAGACAACGGATGAGGACTTCTCAGGCTTCGCCATTTACGAGAAGACGGCACCTCGGGCGAAGACGGCCAAGGCGACGCCGACGTCGCTTCCCCTGAAGGTCGAGCCGGGGGACCGGATCGCTTTGATCGGGAACACACTTCTGGAGCGTTCGCAGGATTTCGGTCATTTCGAAGCGATGCTTCAGCAGCATTTGCCGCAGCATAACCTGGTCGTGCGGCACCTGGCGTGGTCGGCGGACGCGATCGGTATTCAGCCGCGTCCCGATAACTTCGCCGACACGCAGCAGCACCTTGTGCATGAAAAAGCAGACATCATTCTGGCGGCATTCGGTTTCAACGAATCGTTTGCCGGTCCCGCTGGCCTGGCCGACTTTCGGCAGCAACTGACGGATTACTTAGCGGATCTGAAGACGAAGGCATTCAACGGTGAGGCATCGGCCCGGATCGTTCTCGTTTCGCCGATCGCGAGTGAAAACATCGAGAATATCCCGGCCGCTGACCTCAACAATGCCAACATTCAGCTTTACCTCGACGTGATGCGGGACGTGGCCGCCGAGCAGCAGGTTGCCTTTGCGGATGTCTTCAACGCGACGAAGTCGGCGATGGAAAGTCCCGGTACCGATCTGACGATCAACGGCGTGCATTTGAATCAGGCAGGCGACAAGCTTTTCTCGGCGGCATTGTTCGAGCAACTGTTTCAAGTGAAGCCGCCTGAGATCCAGCCGCAGATGCTCGCCACGATCGTCGACAAGAACCAGCAGTTCTTTCGCCGTTTTCGGCCCCTCAATACGTTCTATTACACCGGCGGCCGCAGCAAAGAGTATGGCTATCTCGACTTCCTGCCTGCGATGCGGAACTTCGACCTTATGGTTGCCAATCGCGATCAACGGATCTGGGATCTGGCTCAAGGGAAAGAAGTCTCGGCCCAGGTCGACGACTCGAACGTCCAGCCCCTGCCAATGACCAAGCAAAGTCGCGGCGCGAATCAATGGATGTCGGCTGCGGATGAGCAAAAGGCATTCGACATGGATCCTCGGTTCGAGGTGAATCTCTTCGCTGGTGAAGAGGAATTTCCCGATATCGTGAATCCGATTCAGATGCGTTGGGATGGCAAGGGACGTTTGTGGGTGAGTTGCTCGACGACCTACCCGCACGTTTATCCCGGCAATCAGCCAAACGACAAACTGGTGATCCTGGAAGACACCGATGGCGATGGTAAGGCGGATAAGTCGACCGTCTTCGCCGATAACTTGCACATTCCTCTCTCGTTCGAGTTCGGTGACGGCGGGGTTTACGTTTCCGAACAGCCCTGTCTGTCGTTCCTTAAAGATACCGATGGCGACGATCGAGCTGACACGAAGACGACGGTTCTACGTGGTTTCGGAACGGAAGACTCGCATCACTCGCTGCACGATTTTACGTGGACGCCTGACGGGGATTTAATCTTTCGTGAATCAATCTTTCATCACTCCCAGGTCGAAACGCCTTACGGTCCGGTTCGTCAGCAAAACAGTGGCTGGTTTCGCTTTGATCCCAATACGCAGCGATTGATCAGCTTCGGTTCCTACCCAAGTACCAATCCCTGGGGCGTTAGTTTCGATGAGTGGGGCCAGCACATGGCCAGCCATCCGGTCTATGCCGAAGCCCACCATGCGGTCGATCCGCCTTACCCGCTGCAAAATGCGGCCCCGCGCGGACTGCAGGCTTACTCCGGTGTTTGCGGCCACCAAATCGTCGACTTCGCGACTTTCCCTGAAGAACTGGAAGGAACGTTCATCAAGGTTCGCTACAAGCCGACCAACCGGGTCGAGATCTTAAAGTGGAAACAGGGTCCGTATGGCTTCACCGAAGAGTACGTCGGCGACCTGTTGTTCTCGCGAAACCTCAGTTTTATTCCTGTCGATCTACAGTGGGGACCGCGCGGCGATTTGTATGTTTGCGACTGGTACAACCCGATCAAAGGCCACGCCCAGTACTCGCTGCGGGATGAACGCCGCGATCGCCATTCTGGCCGAATCTGGCGAATTACGGCCAAGGGCAAACCGCTCCAAGACCTGCCGAAGATCGCGGATGCCTCGAACGAAGAACTGCTAGACCTGTTGAAACGCCCGGAGTATTCGATCCGCTTTCTCGCCAAACGAGAACTTGGCGAACGCGATTCGACCGAGATCAAGCCACTGCTCGATGCATGGGTTCAAAAGCTCGATACGACCGATCCTCGATTCCGACATCACCAGGTCGAGGCGATCTGGACGTATCGCTGGATTGATTGTGTCGACATGGTTCCTAGCTCGGCAACGACATCCGATCAAGAGCTGAGCGTCGCGGTGAATACGCTCAAGCAACTACTCGCGTGCGAAGAACCGATGGCCCGAGCCGCGGCGACCAAGCAACTACGTTACTGGTATCCGCATTTGGAGAACTGGCCGCAGTATCTGCAAGCTTCGGCCAACGACGAACATGGGATCGTGCGAATGCAGGCTGCGATCGCCGCGACCTATATCGGCACGAAGCCTGCTTTCCAGGCGATGCTCGACGTGCTGAAACATCCTCGCGATGGCCATTTGGCGTATGCCGTCACGTGTGCGTTGATGTCGAAGCCGCTGCGTGCCCATTGGGAAGGAAACCCTCGCTACGATATTGCCCGCATCTTGAAGCAGTCGGCTAAGGACGCCGAAATTAAAGAGCCGAAGCCAACCGTCGCTCAGGCCCGCTTCGACGCCAGGGCTGACCTTCAGACCGTAAAGGTGACCTGTTTGCCGGAGCGGATGCTCTTCGACGTGAAGCACTTCATGGTGAAGCCAGGGCAACCGCTGAAGATTGTGTTCACCAACCCCGATGCCACCGACCACAATTTTGTAATCGTGAAGCCGGATTCTCTTTCGGAAGTGGGGATGGCCGCTAACGAAATGGCAAAAGATCCCACGAACGCCGACTCCGATTTCATCCCGCGTGAAAAGGGTGAATTGATCCTCCAAAATACGCCGATGATCGGTCCCAATCGGGCCTCCCAAATCGCTGTCTTGCGTTTCGAGGCGCCGCAACAGGAAGGCTTGTACCCGTATGTGTGCACTTTCCCAGGTCACTGGGTGGTGATGAATGGCGTAATGGTGGTCGCGAAAGATGATGCCAGCGCCCAGGCCCTGATGGACTCGAGTGTTCCGCAGGTCATTCAGCAGTGGAAGATGGCTGACTTCGCGGACTTTCAGCCTGCGAATCGTGCGAAAGACGACGCGACGTTGGCTCGTGGAATGACGGCCTTCGTGAAGGCTCGCTGCAATCAGTGCCATGTCGTCGCCGGACATGGCACGAACCTGGGCCCTGATCTGACCAAGTCTGTTGAGAAACTGCGTGGCAAAGAACTGCTTCAGCAGATGGTGGATCCTTCGAGCCAGATCAACGAGAAGTTTCAGAACGTGCAGTTTCTGACGATCGGCGGCCGAGTCATCACCGGTGTCGTCGTCGGAGAAGATAAAACCTCGTACCAGGTCGCCACGAACCTGCTGACCCCAAACAGCCTGACGAAGATTCTGAAAGACGACGTCGAGCAGATGGCACCTTCCAAAATGTCGCCGATGCCGACCGGCTTGCTCAACATTCTGACGAAGGACGAAATTTACGACCTGCATGCTTACCTCGAAGCAGGTGGCTATGAAATGCCAGAGCACCTGAAGCATGCTCACTCCCATGGCGAAACCAAATAA